A portion of the Nitrospira sp. genome contains these proteins:
- a CDS encoding carbon monoxide dehydrogenase beta subunit family protein, whose translation MATTPDTREKIIVPGPAGFHPPSAAQLGVALPDPGQGLYYGLLEPNEEKVIEEMARKMLTSPNATIFPGPLLLWAWNDHAVEKAKATLEIAAQIPEVMIIPMPDYRPKYPKIDPEEVINPNHPNLTIWGNKIEACIFIGVHCHYANLTLKMIRAGTNCCTMAICAEQGHEDAMLTIRDSDTAKIKRVAQIFKKVREEMGIKLPTSGENVRFTGTQSKVHGGKTHTNPMTFAPSPDGTGSAAMFGHSAEHMKREG comes from the coding sequence GTGGCGACCACACCAGACACGAGAGAAAAGATCATTGTCCCGGGTCCGGCCGGGTTTCATCCACCTTCTGCGGCGCAGCTGGGCGTGGCGCTGCCTGATCCCGGTCAGGGGCTGTATTACGGACTGCTGGAGCCGAACGAGGAGAAGGTCATCGAAGAGATGGCGCGAAAGATGTTGACCAGCCCGAACGCCACGATCTTTCCCGGTCCCTTGTTGCTGTGGGCCTGGAATGATCACGCAGTGGAAAAGGCCAAGGCCACCTTGGAGATCGCCGCGCAGATTCCCGAAGTCATGATCATCCCGATGCCGGATTATCGCCCGAAGTATCCAAAAATCGATCCTGAAGAGGTCATTAACCCCAACCATCCCAACCTGACGATCTGGGGCAACAAAATCGAGGCGTGTATTTTCATCGGCGTCCATTGCCACTATGCGAATCTCACGCTCAAGATGATCCGGGCGGGGACCAATTGCTGCACCATGGCCATTTGTGCCGAGCAAGGCCATGAGGATGCCATGCTGACGATCCGCGACTCCGATACGGCGAAGATCAAGCGCGTCGCGCAAATTTTCAAAAAGGTTCGCGAAGAAATGGGCATCAAGCTGCCGACAAGCGGAGAAAACGTTCGCTTTACGGGCACACAGTCGAAAGTGCACGGCGGAAAGACCCATACAAATCCGATGACCTTCGCTCCGTCCCCAGACGGGACGGGCAGCGCCGCCATGTTCGGTCATTCCGCGGAACACATGAAACGAGAAGGGTAG
- a CDS encoding pyruvate ferredoxin oxidoreductase has translation MYLVADISVEICAAKSCKLCTQYCPEANTILYSDEMGKDKGFKYGSAYVAVDRCKGCAQCVWVCDNMAKNNAIKMIMIDQLPKAALTDNITYGEKSTTAVLASPVVG, from the coding sequence ATGTATCTTGTAGCCGATATTAGTGTTGAGATTTGTGCTGCGAAGAGCTGTAAGCTTTGCACACAGTATTGTCCGGAAGCCAACACGATTCTGTACAGCGATGAGATGGGCAAGGACAAGGGTTTCAAGTACGGCTCGGCCTATGTGGCGGTGGACCGGTGCAAGGGCTGCGCGCAATGCGTATGGGTTTGCGACAATATGGCGAAGAACAACGCCATCAAGATGATCATGATCGACCAATTGCCGAAAGCCGCCTTGACCGACAACATCACCTACGGTGAAAAGAGCACCACCGCAGTCTTGGCGAGCCCCGTAGTCGGGTAA
- a CDS encoding 2-oxoacid:acceptor oxidoreductase family protein, with protein sequence MAKRFNIRMAGVGGQGVVTGSHILSTAVINAGGESTIVPFYGSEKRMAPVESYVRVSDEAIYEIGEITFPHIIIIFHPQVITHGKSYTMPFYFGLKEDGIALINNDGPMKLHKDQARELEERRAKLYYFPATKTSLEVAGMDLATNMALMGCIGAITGLTNMAGLEQAVKDRFLGKGFVVSGGTAALDSVVERKFKKKQELIEKNVAVMRAGWNYAVDHGWAAPQIKRAEEPVAAANA encoded by the coding sequence ATGGCAAAACGATTCAACATTCGGATGGCGGGCGTCGGAGGTCAAGGAGTCGTGACCGGCTCTCACATCTTGAGTACGGCCGTCATCAATGCCGGAGGAGAAAGCACGATCGTTCCGTTTTACGGATCGGAAAAGCGGATGGCGCCGGTCGAAAGCTATGTTCGCGTGTCGGATGAAGCCATCTATGAGATCGGTGAGATCACGTTCCCACACATCATCATCATTTTCCATCCGCAGGTCATCACGCACGGCAAGTCCTACACGATGCCGTTCTACTTCGGACTGAAGGAAGACGGAATCGCGCTCATCAACAATGACGGGCCGATGAAGCTCCACAAGGATCAGGCTCGGGAGTTGGAAGAGCGCCGCGCGAAGCTCTACTACTTCCCCGCGACGAAGACCTCGTTGGAGGTCGCCGGTATGGATCTGGCGACGAACATGGCGCTGATGGGTTGCATCGGGGCGATTACCGGGCTCACCAACATGGCGGGTCTGGAGCAGGCCGTGAAGGATCGTTTTCTGGGTAAAGGTTTTGTGGTGTCGGGAGGAACGGCGGCCTTGGACAGTGTCGTCGAACGAAAATTCAAGAAGAAGCAAGAATTGATCGAAAAGAACGTTGCGGTCATGCGGGCGGGATGGAATTATGCCGTCGATCACGGTTGGGCCGCTCCACAAATCAAGCGTGCGGAAGAACCGGTCGCGGCTGCCAACGCCTAA
- a CDS encoding thiamine pyrophosphate-dependent enzyme: MSLDYVKFSNGFEKFMPKEYRDMVEHGPFGKKISVSQMGSFKEVLEEHPMCAGCAMTLFIRLAMIAFPNPEDTITVGTAGCGRLAISQAAIPFVYGNYGDQNGVASGLSRGLRLRFGDKPKDVVVMAGDGGTADIGFQQVLHSWFRKERFTTIMLDNEVYGNTGGQESGMTNRGAVLKMAPLGKKFEKMDMVQMAKVAGCAYVATVVPNNPRRVESVIKKAVLIAREVGSAYIQAYTSCNIEYAIPTDKVMEDAKTVENDRYAFSEYISDEAKQYLTERYGYKEFLPKPAAPAGAIPGKA; encoded by the coding sequence ATGAGTCTTGATTATGTGAAGTTCTCCAATGGGTTTGAAAAGTTCATGCCGAAAGAATATCGGGACATGGTCGAGCATGGTCCCTTCGGAAAGAAAATCTCCGTCTCTCAGATGGGCAGCTTCAAGGAAGTCCTGGAAGAACATCCGATGTGCGCCGGTTGCGCAATGACTCTCTTCATCCGTCTCGCCATGATCGCATTCCCCAATCCCGAGGATACCATTACGGTCGGCACTGCCGGCTGCGGTCGTCTGGCTATTTCCCAGGCTGCCATTCCCTTCGTCTACGGCAATTACGGAGACCAGAATGGCGTCGCGAGCGGATTGTCTCGTGGGCTCCGTCTCCGGTTCGGTGACAAACCCAAGGATGTGGTGGTGATGGCGGGTGACGGCGGTACAGCCGACATCGGGTTCCAGCAGGTTCTCCATTCCTGGTTCCGGAAGGAGCGGTTCACGACGATCATGCTGGACAACGAAGTCTATGGCAACACCGGCGGTCAGGAGAGCGGTATGACCAACCGCGGCGCCGTGTTGAAGATGGCTCCCCTCGGCAAGAAGTTTGAAAAGATGGATATGGTGCAGATGGCCAAGGTGGCCGGCTGTGCCTACGTCGCGACGGTTGTTCCGAACAATCCCCGCCGTGTTGAGAGCGTCATCAAGAAGGCCGTATTGATCGCCAGAGAAGTCGGTTCCGCGTACATTCAGGCGTACACCTCCTGCAATATCGAATACGCGATTCCTACCGATAAGGTCATGGAGGACGCGAAGACGGTTGAGAACGATCGGTATGCATTTTCGGAGTACATCAGCGACGAAGCCAAGCAGTATTTGACCGAGCGCTATGGCTACAAGGAGTTTCTCCCGAAGCCGGCTGCTCCTGCCGGGGCGATTCCGGGCAAGGCCTAA
- a CDS encoding methylenetetrahydrofolate reductase C-terminal domain-containing protein produces MNKRVMIPGEDEGAQHVGGVHKRPPIPDSSLKAECPKFMSHGPCGGVRKGGLCEVYPDMKCPWVSLYIELEKIGQTEWMKQL; encoded by the coding sequence ATGAACAAGCGCGTCATGATCCCTGGGGAGGATGAGGGGGCTCAGCATGTGGGAGGAGTCCATAAACGCCCACCTATTCCCGATAGTTCCCTCAAGGCCGAATGTCCAAAATTCATGAGCCATGGTCCCTGCGGTGGTGTACGCAAAGGCGGGCTCTGTGAAGTGTATCCCGACATGAAATGCCCCTGGGTTTCGTTGTATATCGAACTGGAAAAGATCGGCCAAACCGAGTGGATGAAACAACTGTGA
- the queF gene encoding preQ(1) synthase, with protein MQKRAAKTTHLGYNDRHAKSGITAPLPDIETFPNQYKGYEITIEIPEYTAICPKTGLPDFGTITVHYMPDKACLELKSLKMYIHAYRDLGIFYENAVNRVLHDVTRACRPVWAKVTGTFAARGGLRSVIEARYP; from the coding sequence GTGCAGAAGAGAGCCGCCAAGACGACCCACCTGGGCTACAACGATCGGCACGCCAAAAGCGGTATCACAGCCCCCTTACCGGATATCGAAACGTTTCCCAACCAGTACAAGGGATACGAAATCACCATCGAGATTCCAGAGTACACGGCAATTTGTCCTAAAACGGGACTGCCGGATTTCGGAACAATCACGGTGCACTACATGCCGGACAAAGCATGTCTGGAGCTCAAGTCCCTGAAGATGTACATTCATGCCTATCGCGACCTCGGGATCTTCTATGAAAACGCCGTCAACCGCGTGCTCCACGACGTCACAAGGGCTTGCCGGCCCGTATGGGCGAAGGTGACCGGCACCTTTGCCGCGCGCGGAGGGCTACGAAGCGTTATCGAAGCCCGCTACCCTTGA
- a CDS encoding symmetrical bis(5'-nucleosyl)-tetraphosphatase, giving the protein MATYAIGDVQGCRAQLSQLVDRIDFNPTRDHLWFVGDLVNRGPDSLGVLRLIKNLGAAASVVLGNHDLFLLAAAESIVTLRPKDTIDDVLKADDRSELIDWLRGRPLLIHDDSVLMVHAGLLPQWTAAEAVQLAGEVDGALGGPDYREFLRDFFHASLPSWHPSLTGRMRRASVARAMTRIRSCTPAGEMSGFSGAPQDVPPGYLPWFRVPGRRSADTTIVTGHWAALGLQLESNHLAIDSGCVWGRHLTAVRFEDRAVFQVEGPRPRR; this is encoded by the coding sequence ATGGCTACCTATGCAATCGGAGATGTGCAGGGTTGCCGCGCTCAACTCTCACAGTTGGTCGACCGAATCGACTTCAATCCGACGCGGGACCACCTGTGGTTCGTCGGAGATCTCGTCAATCGCGGACCGGATTCATTGGGGGTCCTGCGTCTGATCAAGAATCTCGGCGCGGCGGCGTCCGTGGTCTTGGGTAACCACGATCTCTTTTTGCTGGCCGCAGCAGAGAGCATCGTGACCTTACGTCCTAAAGACACCATCGATGACGTCCTCAAAGCCGACGACCGTTCGGAGTTGATCGACTGGCTGCGCGGGCGCCCACTTCTGATCCACGACGACTCGGTACTCATGGTCCATGCCGGACTGCTACCGCAATGGACGGCCGCGGAGGCGGTCCAGCTGGCAGGCGAAGTGGACGGCGCGTTGGGAGGACCGGACTATCGGGAATTTCTCCGCGACTTCTTTCATGCCTCGCTTCCATCCTGGCATCCGTCGCTGACGGGACGGATGCGGCGAGCCAGTGTGGCGCGAGCGATGACGCGAATCCGAAGCTGCACGCCGGCCGGCGAGATGTCCGGGTTTTCCGGCGCTCCACAGGATGTTCCTCCCGGCTATTTACCCTGGTTTCGCGTGCCGGGACGCCGCAGCGCGGACACCACGATCGTCACCGGCCACTGGGCCGCCTTGGGGTTGCAACTCGAGTCCAATCATTTGGCAATCGACAGTGGATGTGTGTGGGGCAGACACCTGACCGCGGTCAGGTTCGAAGACCGTGCCGTGTTCCAGGTCGAAGGTCCGCGTCCGAGACGATAG
- a CDS encoding sterol desaturase family protein — MDWIEWVFTREFRQFLLAHDLVFPLLFLVRLIGVTALELIRPARKIEYGRVMLYDFTVFLVYQFIIFPTAGYIDQWIAVRPHLPDAILNLPLPLRVTAYFVVADFGHYWIHRLMHTAPIWRIHKWHHTPTYMYWLAGIRATIPQQVIVNLPYIFAYAFLDLSPWWMYLAIGMFNALQNDWMHMNVGWRFKWLEWLIVTPCYHHIHHSNRPEHYTANLAAFFTVWDRLFGTYVDPDEVLEPLSFGIGEKVPLVRLALGV, encoded by the coding sequence ATGGATTGGATCGAGTGGGTCTTCACTCGAGAGTTCCGGCAGTTCCTCCTGGCTCACGACCTCGTTTTTCCCCTTCTTTTTCTGGTCCGACTGATCGGAGTGACCGCTCTCGAACTGATCAGGCCGGCGAGGAAGATCGAATACGGCCGAGTCATGCTGTACGACTTCACGGTGTTTCTGGTGTATCAGTTCATCATCTTTCCCACCGCGGGATACATCGATCAATGGATTGCGGTGCGTCCACACTTGCCGGACGCCATCCTGAATCTGCCGCTGCCCTTGCGCGTCACGGCCTATTTCGTGGTCGCGGATTTTGGTCACTATTGGATCCATCGGTTGATGCATACGGCTCCGATCTGGCGCATCCACAAGTGGCATCACACGCCGACGTACATGTACTGGCTCGCCGGTATCAGGGCGACCATCCCGCAGCAGGTGATCGTGAATCTCCCGTACATCTTCGCCTACGCTTTCCTTGATCTATCTCCGTGGTGGATGTACCTGGCGATCGGGATGTTCAACGCTCTTCAAAACGACTGGATGCACATGAACGTCGGGTGGAGATTCAAGTGGCTGGAATGGCTGATCGTGACGCCGTGTTACCATCACATCCATCACAGTAATCGTCCCGAACATTACACGGCGAATCTCGCCGCCTTCTTTACCGTCTGGGATCGATTGTTCGGGACCTATGTCGATCCTGACGAAGTTTTGGAGCCGTTGTCGTTCGGGATCGGGGAAAAAGTGCCTCTCGTCCGTCTGGCGTTGGGCGTGTGA
- the panB gene encoding 3-methyl-2-oxobutanoate hydroxymethyltransferase, which produces MMKIPDLRRYKQGKRLIVMTAYDALFGRLVEQAGIETILVGDSLGVVVQGKANTLSVSMDEMLYHTKLVAGAVQQALVIGDMPFMSYQASREDALRNAGRFLQVGAHAVKLEGGAAVVDRVHDMTQAGIPVVGHLGMTPQSVNQYGGYKVQGKDAAQARTMVQDAKALEAAGAVAVVLEAVPADLAQSITDELTIPTIGIGAGPHCDGQVLVLYDLLGLFDDFVPKFVKPYAHLRADALQALRRYKEEVEQGKFPSDSESYH; this is translated from the coding sequence ATGATGAAAATCCCCGATCTTCGGCGGTACAAGCAAGGTAAACGATTGATCGTCATGACGGCCTACGATGCCCTGTTTGGCCGTCTGGTCGAACAGGCCGGGATCGAGACGATCCTGGTCGGCGACTCGTTGGGTGTCGTCGTGCAAGGCAAGGCCAATACCCTGTCCGTCTCAATGGACGAGATGCTGTATCACACGAAACTGGTCGCCGGGGCGGTGCAACAGGCCCTGGTGATCGGAGACATGCCCTTCATGTCCTATCAAGCCAGCCGGGAGGATGCTCTGCGCAATGCGGGACGGTTTCTGCAGGTCGGCGCCCATGCGGTGAAACTTGAGGGGGGGGCGGCCGTTGTGGACCGGGTGCACGACATGACGCAGGCGGGAATTCCGGTGGTCGGACATTTGGGGATGACCCCGCAGTCCGTCAATCAGTACGGCGGATACAAGGTGCAAGGAAAGGATGCGGCTCAGGCGAGGACGATGGTGCAGGATGCCAAGGCGCTCGAAGCCGCCGGCGCCGTGGCTGTGGTGTTGGAGGCCGTGCCGGCGGACCTGGCCCAGTCGATCACGGATGAACTGACCATCCCGACCATCGGTATCGGCGCGGGGCCTCATTGCGACGGCCAAGTTCTGGTGCTGTACGATCTGCTGGGATTGTTCGACGATTTCGTTCCGAAGTTCGTCAAGCCGTACGCCCACCTCAGGGCCGACGCGCTCCAGGCCCTGCGTCGTTACAAGGAAGAAGTGGAGCAAGGGAAGTTCCCCTCGGACTCCGAAAGCTATCATTAG
- a CDS encoding methylenetetrahydrofolate reductase has product MTREPRRFKDVLDRGQFAVTVEYNPPKGTNVVSLLDNARQLVGRVHGVNVTDNTAAVVRAGSLPVCRLLYELGHDPVMQLTCRDRNRIAMQSDLMGAHLLGIRNVLCLTGDYPTVGDHKEAKPVYDLDSVQVMQLVQGLNDGRDMAGNKLDGVTAFQVGAAVTPEADPLGPMLAKFEIKVKAGAGFFQTQAIYHPEQFASFMTAVRPFKVKVLAGILVLRNAKMAEFMNAHIPGVSVPQAMIDELRAAGDKSEDAGVEIAVRTIAAVRPHCDGVHIMAIKATHRLGEILTKAGIG; this is encoded by the coding sequence ATGACTCGGGAGCCTAGGCGATTTAAAGACGTCCTCGATCGCGGACAGTTTGCCGTGACGGTCGAATATAACCCTCCGAAGGGGACGAACGTCGTCAGCCTGCTGGACAACGCCAGACAACTGGTCGGCCGAGTACACGGCGTCAATGTGACCGACAACACGGCCGCGGTGGTCCGCGCCGGGTCGCTGCCGGTGTGTCGATTGTTATACGAGCTGGGACACGATCCGGTGATGCAGTTGACCTGCCGAGACCGGAACCGAATTGCGATGCAGTCCGACCTGATGGGCGCGCATCTGCTGGGAATCAGGAACGTGCTGTGTCTGACCGGCGACTATCCCACTGTCGGCGATCACAAGGAAGCCAAACCTGTCTATGATCTGGACTCGGTCCAGGTGATGCAATTGGTGCAGGGGCTCAACGACGGCCGCGACATGGCGGGCAACAAGCTCGACGGCGTCACGGCGTTTCAAGTCGGCGCCGCCGTCACGCCTGAAGCCGATCCGTTGGGACCGATGCTCGCCAAATTCGAGATCAAGGTCAAAGCTGGGGCGGGATTCTTTCAGACGCAGGCCATATACCATCCGGAACAGTTTGCAAGCTTCATGACGGCCGTTCGTCCGTTCAAGGTAAAGGTGCTCGCCGGCATTCTGGTGCTGCGGAACGCCAAGATGGCCGAGTTCATGAACGCGCATATTCCCGGCGTGTCCGTTCCACAAGCGATGATCGACGAGTTGCGGGCTGCGGGTGACAAGTCGGAGGACGCCGGCGTGGAGATCGCCGTCCGGACCATCGCGGCGGTCCGGCCCCACTGTGACGGAGTCCATATCATGGCCATCAAAGCGACGCACCGGCTCGGAGAAATCCTCACCAAGGCGGGCATCGGATGA